The Lactobacillus sp. CBA3605 genome contains a region encoding:
- a CDS encoding multidrug efflux SMR transporter: MTWIYLIIAGIFEVVWATMMKLSDGFSQIGYAVATVIGMILSFGFLALATKHLPLSIAYPIWTGIGAVGAILVGVVVFKDQIAPLTWVFIAMLVIGIVGIKVTN; this comes from the coding sequence ATGACTTGGATTTATTTAATCATTGCCGGTATTTTTGAAGTTGTGTGGGCGACGATGATGAAGTTAAGTGACGGGTTTAGTCAAATTGGCTATGCCGTTGCGACGGTCATTGGGATGATTTTAAGTTTTGGCTTTTTAGCACTAGCCACGAAACACTTGCCGTTGAGTATCGCATATCCAATCTGGACGGGAATTGGTGCAGTTGGGGCAATTTTGGTTGGTGTTGTCGTCTTTAAAGATCAAATTGCGCCGTTAACATGGGTGTTTATTGCCATGTTGGTAATTGGAATTGTCGGGATTAAGGTTACTAATTAA
- a CDS encoding histidine phosphatase family protein: MSQFSIYLVRHGQTYFNVFNRMQGWSDSPLTERGQAMATQVGQALATVNFTHYYASDSKRAVDTAKLIMAAAPTNQPTVTTLANFREVFYGYFEGDDSSRTWSLVGKDYGVTSLHELLAYLPIDKTRDLMRSIDPFHEAEDEARYWARVTQGFDYLKAHHNHHEKILLVSHGTTIRSIVAHFAPDMDITTGPKNGSVTRLDIDGDQIHVVNYAEDLI, translated from the coding sequence ATGTCACAATTTTCAATTTATTTGGTGCGCCATGGTCAGACTTATTTTAATGTCTTCAATCGGATGCAAGGCTGGTCAGATTCACCTTTAACTGAACGCGGCCAAGCAATGGCGACCCAAGTTGGCCAGGCTTTAGCAACTGTTAATTTTACCCATTATTACGCTAGTGACTCTAAACGCGCAGTTGATACTGCCAAGTTAATCATGGCTGCCGCACCAACAAACCAGCCGACCGTCACCACTCTCGCCAATTTTCGAGAAGTCTTTTACGGCTATTTTGAAGGTGATGATTCTAGTCGGACTTGGTCACTGGTCGGCAAAGACTATGGCGTCACTAGTTTACATGAACTATTAGCCTATCTACCAATCGATAAAACCCGTGACTTAATGCGGTCAATCGATCCCTTTCATGAAGCTGAAGACGAAGCGCGCTATTGGGCGCGGGTCACTCAAGGCTTTGATTATCTGAAAGCTCATCATAATCATCATGAAAAGATCTTGTTAGTCTCACATGGCACGACAATTCGTAGCATTGTAGCCCATTTTGCCCCTGATATGGATATCACAACTGGTCCTAAGAATGGGAGTGTCACCCGCTTAGACATTGATGGTGACCAAATTCACGTGGTCAACTACGCTGAAGACTTAATTTAA
- a CDS encoding histidine phosphatase family protein — MSTFSVYMIRHGQTYFNKYRRMQGWCDSPLTAVGEADAKKAGQLLAGIHFDAAYASDMSRAMTTANLILPNSGNAALSVTPMPAFREAFYGYFEGDDTSQTWYMIGAPHQAPTLSAIIEKYGIEKAKDFAKAADPFHQAEDNAEFWTRVNGGIAQLRATQHDGDQVLLVSHGNTIFSMAAKYGHLTSPDRPQNGSVTKFTISDDAIHVDYFGKKDQLN; from the coding sequence ATGTCAACTTTTTCTGTTTATATGATTCGTCACGGTCAAACTTACTTTAATAAATATCGCCGCATGCAAGGCTGGTGTGATTCACCACTAACAGCCGTTGGTGAAGCCGATGCTAAAAAAGCCGGCCAATTATTAGCTGGTATTCATTTTGATGCGGCTTACGCCAGTGACATGTCACGTGCCATGACAACCGCCAATTTAATTTTGCCTAATAGCGGTAATGCGGCGCTTTCAGTGACCCCGATGCCCGCTTTTCGCGAAGCCTTCTACGGTTACTTTGAAGGTGACGATACCTCGCAGACCTGGTACATGATTGGTGCGCCCCATCAAGCACCGACCCTATCTGCAATTATTGAAAAGTATGGCATTGAAAAAGCCAAGGACTTCGCTAAAGCGGCTGATCCTTTCCACCAAGCTGAAGATAACGCCGAATTTTGGACCCGCGTTAACGGTGGCATTGCCCAACTACGGGCCACCCAGCATGACGGCGATCAGGTGTTATTAGTTAGCCACGGCAATACCATCTTCAGCATGGCCGCTAAGTATGGACACCTAACGTCACCAGACCGCCCACAAAATGGTAGTGTCACAAAGTTCACCATTAGCGACGATGCGATTCACGTTGATTACTTTGGAAAAAAGGACCAGCTCAACTAA
- a CDS encoding cation:proton antiporter family protein, with amino-acid sequence MDQVSLVIILFAALLIPLVMAKFKINSLPTAVMEIIVGIILGPSLFNLVSMNTSISQLSTIGVIVLLFLSGLEIDFSLFKKRRAALTPLEQKQAGSLPKYSPVRLSVYAYSTVLILSLLLAATFKVTGLFSDFWLATILFATISLGIVIAALKEKELLSKAFGQTILLISVFGELIPMMGLTLYASIFGSNSQSLWLLLLILAVAAVLLLRFKPFFHFYQNINKSTTQLDIRLAFFLIVTMVTVAESVGAENILGAFVAGIVLKLLQPNESTRERLDSIGYGFFIPIFFISTGVDLNLRTLLTSGKTLLLIPLFFFAYMIAKLGGYWVLKLRFKQANALAGTALTATTMTMVLAILRVAKSMKTITTDQSGAFLLAALLTCVVSPLIFNKFYSAEKEDLVKTSVHFIGANLSTVPVAQQLRKGWYDVQMFTNHPQNYKTYHAQAPVQLLENFTAEELEAQGVFDTDILVLGHIDAERNYKLAKAANTYGVRRIIVRFEDRNVLNEHEDELRDLGIEVYNTPEANITLLRSLIESPSTLLMLRDTENSIYEVRVANRLYTNVQIKNLQFAKDITISQVIRNRRVIVPNGSTTIQYGDRLIFTGSKQAAPLIRQALATAN; translated from the coding sequence ATGGATCAAGTATCATTAGTCATTATTTTATTTGCCGCATTACTCATTCCATTGGTGATGGCAAAATTCAAAATCAATAGCTTGCCAACCGCCGTTATGGAAATTATTGTTGGCATCATTCTCGGTCCCAGCCTGTTCAATCTGGTCTCAATGAATACGTCGATTTCCCAGTTATCTACGATTGGCGTCATTGTCTTATTATTCTTAAGCGGTCTCGAAATTGACTTCAGTTTGTTTAAGAAACGCCGCGCCGCACTAACACCATTGGAACAAAAACAGGCCGGTAGTTTACCAAAGTATTCTCCAGTCCGACTATCGGTCTATGCCTATAGCACGGTCTTGATTTTGTCATTATTGTTAGCAGCCACTTTCAAAGTCACTGGCTTGTTCAGCGATTTTTGGCTAGCGACAATTTTATTTGCCACGATTTCTTTAGGAATTGTCATTGCAGCCCTCAAAGAAAAGGAACTGCTCAGTAAAGCCTTCGGTCAAACAATCCTCCTAATTTCCGTCTTTGGAGAATTGATTCCGATGATGGGACTGACCTTGTACGCCTCTATTTTTGGGAGTAATTCTCAAAGTTTATGGCTCTTATTATTAATTTTAGCGGTCGCCGCTGTCTTACTTTTGCGTTTTAAACCTTTTTTCCATTTTTACCAAAACATCAATAAATCAACCACTCAATTGGATATCCGGCTGGCCTTTTTCTTAATCGTCACCATGGTCACCGTTGCGGAATCCGTGGGTGCTGAAAACATTTTAGGCGCTTTTGTCGCCGGGATTGTCCTTAAATTACTGCAACCGAATGAAAGCACCCGCGAACGACTCGACTCGATTGGTTACGGCTTTTTCATTCCAATTTTCTTTATTTCCACGGGTGTCGACTTAAATTTGCGTACTTTATTAACGAGCGGTAAGACATTGCTACTTATTCCGCTGTTTTTCTTCGCCTATATGATTGCGAAGCTCGGCGGCTATTGGGTCTTAAAACTACGCTTCAAGCAAGCTAATGCTTTGGCCGGAACCGCACTAACTGCCACGACCATGACAATGGTCTTAGCCATTTTACGCGTTGCCAAGTCGATGAAGACGATTACGACCGACCAATCCGGTGCCTTCTTATTGGCCGCCCTATTAACCTGTGTCGTCTCCCCGTTGATTTTTAATAAATTTTATTCCGCTGAAAAAGAAGATTTGGTCAAGACATCGGTCCATTTTATCGGTGCCAATCTCAGTACCGTACCGGTCGCCCAACAATTGCGTAAAGGCTGGTACGATGTGCAGATGTTTACCAATCATCCGCAAAATTACAAGACCTATCATGCCCAAGCTCCCGTTCAACTACTTGAGAACTTTACCGCCGAAGAACTTGAGGCGCAAGGCGTCTTTGATACCGATATTTTAGTGCTCGGTCATATTGATGCCGAACGTAACTATAAGTTGGCGAAAGCAGCTAACACGTATGGCGTTCGACGGATTATCGTTCGGTTTGAGGACCGCAACGTGTTGAATGAACATGAAGACGAACTACGCGACTTAGGGATTGAAGTTTATAACACACCGGAAGCTAACATTACGTTACTCCGGTCACTAATCGAATCACCATCAACCTTGTTGATGTTACGTGATACTGAAAATAGTATTTACGAAGTCCGCGTTGCCAACCGCTTATACACTAATGTTCAGATTAAGAATCTCCAGTTTGCTAAAGATATTACCATTAGTCAGGTGATCCGCAATCGCCGCGTCATCGTCCCCAATGGTAGCACCACGATTCAGTATGGGGATCGGTTAATCTTCACGGGAAGTAAGCAAGCGGCGCCACTCATCCGACAAGCTTTAGCGACCGCCAACTAA
- a CDS encoding GrpB family protein, producing MQTRQFVAYQPSWQTAATNFQQQLKQSLSPWLKASSHVGSTAIPSIPAQPIIDIALLVTDMTAATKALTATPVPNQPQTYQLTVQGQAFQLIFFTDVTQYQCLINFRDYLNAHRTDSRKYTAVRTKAAVTPDYYAAKTTFVTSINGKASEWLLTKATHEHHDRTVRAELVNMCLIMNPITHEVVVENKIDSQWPGLTLPGGHVDPGESQVAAMQREVREETGLTVSHLKLVGTVTWVENAAGDVSLGTLYTTTDYTGNLLAGSYEGAISWQPLTTLATAKLAPGIAQLLKVFTDPNLNEAFWGFEDNQLKVY from the coding sequence ATGCAAACGAGGCAATTCGTCGCTTACCAACCTAGTTGGCAAACTGCGGCGACCAACTTTCAGCAACAATTAAAACAATCGCTATCGCCCTGGCTAAAAGCCAGCAGTCACGTTGGCAGTACCGCAATTCCAAGCATTCCGGCACAACCAATTATTGATATTGCGCTTCTGGTAACCGACATGACCGCCGCTACTAAAGCTTTAACCGCGACACCAGTGCCTAATCAACCCCAGACTTATCAGCTGACCGTTCAAGGACAGGCCTTCCAATTGATTTTTTTCACTGACGTCACGCAATATCAGTGCTTGATTAATTTTCGGGATTATTTGAACGCCCATCGTACCGATAGTCGTAAATATACTGCGGTACGCACTAAAGCTGCGGTGACACCGGACTATTATGCTGCAAAAACCACCTTTGTCACTAGTATTAATGGCAAAGCTAGCGAGTGGTTGCTGACAAAAGCGACGCATGAACATCACGATCGCACCGTGCGGGCGGAACTCGTTAATATGTGTTTAATCATGAATCCAATCACTCATGAAGTCGTTGTTGAAAATAAAATTGATTCACAATGGCCCGGGTTAACTTTACCAGGTGGACATGTTGACCCCGGCGAAAGCCAAGTTGCTGCCATGCAGCGTGAGGTTCGTGAAGAGACAGGCCTGACGGTATCACACCTAAAACTCGTGGGAACCGTTACTTGGGTTGAAAATGCCGCTGGTGATGTGTCTTTAGGCACGTTGTATACGACTACCGATTACACCGGCAACCTCCTCGCTGGTTCCTATGAGGGCGCCATCAGTTGGCAACCATTGACCACTCTGGCAACCGCCAAGTTAGCGCCTGGCATCGCCCAATTATTAAAAGTTTTTACCGACCCCAACTTAAATGAAGCTTTCTGGGGTTTCGAAGATAATCAGCTTAAAGTTTATTAA
- a CDS encoding VTT domain-containing protein, which translates to MPLTNLIEILTHLEQFIGPLLVTLGNWSYITLFAVIFLETGMVVFPFLPGESLIFLASTMAATHTTLNIQILVPVFFFAAVIGDTVNFEIGHHLIQWPWLQRHLPAEKQRLAQTFFAKYGSRAVMLGRFVPLIRTFVPLMAGSAKMPKKAFALWNLVGVGLWVTVGCSLGYFFGSISFVQAHLSLFFLGILACALIPAIGITLFRALRRRRATV; encoded by the coding sequence ATGCCTTTGACCAATCTAATCGAGATTTTAACCCATTTAGAACAATTCATCGGGCCCCTATTAGTCACGTTGGGCAACTGGAGCTATATTACGCTATTTGCGGTCATCTTCCTAGAAACTGGGATGGTGGTCTTTCCATTTTTACCCGGCGAATCGTTAATCTTTTTGGCCAGTACGATGGCTGCGACCCACACCACTTTAAACATTCAAATTTTAGTGCCAGTCTTTTTCTTTGCAGCGGTAATCGGTGATACAGTTAATTTTGAAATCGGTCATCACCTCATTCAATGGCCATGGCTACAACGCCATTTACCAGCTGAAAAACAACGACTGGCTCAAACGTTCTTTGCGAAGTACGGCTCCCGCGCCGTTATGTTAGGCCGGTTCGTTCCCTTAATTCGCACGTTTGTTCCACTAATGGCTGGTTCGGCTAAAATGCCTAAAAAAGCGTTCGCCCTTTGGAATCTAGTCGGCGTTGGCCTGTGGGTAACCGTTGGCTGTTCACTAGGTTATTTCTTTGGCTCCATCAGCTTTGTGCAGGCACACCTGTCGCTATTTTTCTTAGGAATTCTCGCTTGTGCTTTAATTCCAGCGATTGGGATCACCTTATTCAGAGCCTTGCGGCGACGGCGCGCCACCGTCTAA
- the helD gene encoding RNA polymerase recycling motor HelD, whose product MAKSIKASEQQHLDHVVAKIRVAEDQQSHTIERSEHDQADIKQNFYNDVNIKTDSYEGMMETGLSVRQQQQMLDERQNSWQHATKQLSTLKKLEKNAYFARLDFHEAGEPATETIYIGLSSFSDTPDHFLIYDWRAPISSIYYDGGLGQVTYQTPDGLQQVDVQLKRQLMVADGQIVTVYDTEEAVGDSMLLEVLDEKSDVKMKSIVTTIQKEQNTIIRDTSSDLLFVQGAAGSGKTSSVLQRVAYLLYRYRGKLNAGQVILFSPNQLFNDYINQVLPELGEQNMVQMTYYQYASYRLPQMKVETLQQRFETENTATMAKITKLEGSLAFFNAVTTYGRHLERADMRFRNITLNDDVIIPRAKIKEIYYSFNENYHLGNRLSATKEALIKILNRKVQSEMRTKWVEETVQDLSREEQNELYGNQPREFKNGDEEFNFLARKIVMQRLGQARTQIVRNRFLSINMQYAHFLRQVPEILDLAQYDITPAEWEAAVVRKLAEVKERHISLTTVSAYMYLHDLMTGKKGQRDIRFVFLDEIQDYNAFQLAFLQFSFPQARFTMLGDLNQAIFTKENSHTLIGELETLFDPEKTRVVQLTKSYRSTQQITDFTKEILVNGEAVTAFDRQGDLPNLAVTENFEQAVNQVVQQLAANESDRDTTAIIGKTLAECEQLTTALKARGEHVTLIRTENQRLAPGVIVVPSFLAKGLEFDAVIVWNVNAANYQREDERQLLYTICSRAMHELTIVAIGELSPLLARVDAQLYTMAAIKLEK is encoded by the coding sequence ATGGCAAAGTCAATTAAAGCTTCAGAACAACAGCATCTGGATCACGTTGTGGCAAAGATTCGGGTCGCCGAGGACCAACAAAGTCATACCATTGAACGGTCCGAACACGATCAGGCTGATATTAAACAAAACTTTTATAATGATGTCAATATTAAGACCGATAGTTATGAAGGCATGATGGAAACCGGGTTGTCCGTCCGGCAACAACAACAAATGTTGGACGAACGCCAAAATAGTTGGCAACATGCGACTAAACAGTTGTCCACGCTGAAAAAGTTAGAAAAAAATGCGTATTTTGCGCGCTTGGATTTTCATGAAGCGGGTGAACCAGCCACCGAAACTATCTACATTGGCTTGAGCTCTTTTTCCGATACGCCGGATCATTTTTTGATTTATGATTGGCGGGCGCCGATTTCTAGTATTTATTACGATGGTGGTTTAGGGCAGGTTACTTACCAAACACCAGATGGGTTACAGCAAGTTGACGTGCAATTAAAACGCCAGTTAATGGTGGCTGACGGTCAGATTGTCACCGTTTATGATACGGAAGAAGCTGTGGGGGATTCGATGCTCCTTGAAGTGTTGGATGAAAAGTCCGACGTTAAGATGAAGAGCATCGTCACGACGATTCAAAAAGAACAAAATACAATTATTCGTGATACGAGTTCCGACTTACTCTTCGTGCAAGGGGCGGCCGGTTCCGGGAAAACTTCATCCGTGCTTCAACGGGTAGCCTACTTGCTTTATCGGTATCGTGGCAAGTTGAATGCGGGCCAAGTTATTTTGTTTTCACCAAATCAATTATTTAATGATTATATTAATCAGGTATTGCCAGAATTGGGTGAACAAAATATGGTTCAGATGACGTATTATCAGTATGCCTCGTATCGATTACCACAGATGAAAGTCGAAACATTGCAACAACGGTTCGAAACTGAAAATACGGCGACGATGGCTAAAATCACTAAATTAGAAGGTAGCTTAGCTTTCTTTAATGCGGTGACTACCTATGGGCGTCATTTGGAACGTGCCGATATGCGGTTCCGGAATATCACATTGAATGATGACGTGATTATTCCACGGGCCAAAATCAAAGAAATTTATTATTCATTTAATGAAAACTATCATTTAGGGAATCGATTATCGGCGACTAAGGAAGCGCTAATTAAGATTTTGAATCGAAAAGTTCAATCTGAAATGCGGACCAAATGGGTTGAAGAAACGGTTCAAGATTTGTCGCGTGAAGAACAAAATGAATTATATGGCAATCAACCACGAGAATTTAAGAACGGTGATGAAGAGTTTAACTTTTTAGCTCGTAAGATTGTCATGCAACGGCTAGGACAAGCGCGTACGCAAATCGTTCGTAACCGATTTTTAAGCATTAACATGCAATATGCCCATTTTTTGCGGCAAGTTCCTGAAATTTTAGATTTGGCCCAATATGACATCACCCCAGCCGAATGGGAAGCTGCAGTGGTTCGTAAGCTGGCTGAGGTCAAGGAACGGCATATCTCGTTGACGACTGTTTCGGCGTATATGTACTTGCATGATTTAATGACCGGGAAAAAAGGGCAACGGGATATTCGGTTTGTCTTTTTAGATGAAATTCAAGATTACAATGCGTTTCAGTTGGCGTTCTTGCAATTTAGTTTTCCACAGGCCCGGTTTACCATGCTCGGTGATTTGAATCAGGCCATCTTTACTAAGGAAAATAGTCATACCTTGATTGGCGAGTTGGAAACGTTGTTCGATCCAGAAAAAACACGAGTCGTTCAATTAACGAAGTCGTATCGGTCGACGCAACAAATCACTGATTTCACGAAAGAAATCTTAGTGAATGGGGAAGCTGTCACAGCCTTTGATCGCCAAGGTGACTTACCTAATCTAGCGGTTACTGAAAACTTTGAGCAAGCGGTTAATCAAGTTGTCCAACAATTGGCTGCTAACGAGTCCGATCGGGATACAACGGCTATTATTGGGAAAACGCTGGCGGAATGTGAACAACTCACCACGGCCTTAAAGGCGCGCGGCGAGCATGTGACGTTAATTCGCACCGAAAATCAACGGCTGGCGCCAGGCGTCATTGTGGTGCCATCATTCTTAGCTAAGGGCTTGGAATTTGATGCGGTCATTGTGTGGAATGTGAATGCTGCAAATTATCAACGTGAAGATGAACGACAATTACTGTATACAATTTGTTCGCGGGCGATGCACGAATTGACGATTGTCGCGATTGGTGAGCTTTCACCACTGTTAGCACGTGTGGATGCGCAACTTTACACGATGGCGGCGATTAAATTGGAAAAATAG
- the coaA gene encoding type I pantothenate kinase yields MEEQLNYYRFSRAQWQQFYRDGHVPLTAENLHEIKAFNDQISLQDVQEIYLPVAHLLQAKFEHYLSWRETESVFLRRQNKQSPFIIGVSGSVAVGKTTTARLLEILFKYLYPDRRTQLITTDGFLYPNAELKQKQLMERKGFPESYDMPRLIQFLNDVKSGQPLAKSPVYSHQTYDIVPNRYHVITHPDILIVEGINVLQLPTNQHIYISDFTDFSVYVDADADLVETWYLDRFEALMKTAFQDPKNYFYPWAIGSHADAMAMAKRVWRDVDLKNLNDYILPTRNRADLILHKVAQHRIDTIYFRKY; encoded by the coding sequence ATGGAAGAACAATTGAATTATTACCGCTTTTCACGGGCGCAATGGCAACAATTTTATCGGGATGGTCATGTGCCCCTCACAGCGGAAAATTTACACGAAATTAAAGCGTTTAATGATCAAATTAGTTTGCAAGACGTACAAGAGATTTACTTACCGGTGGCCCATTTATTGCAGGCCAAGTTCGAGCATTATTTATCGTGGCGTGAGACGGAGTCCGTCTTTTTGCGCCGGCAAAATAAACAATCACCGTTCATTATTGGGGTTTCTGGGAGCGTGGCAGTGGGGAAGACGACCACCGCACGGTTATTAGAAATTCTATTTAAATATTTATATCCGGATCGACGGACGCAATTGATTACGACGGATGGTTTTTTATATCCGAATGCTGAGTTGAAACAAAAACAGTTAATGGAACGCAAAGGGTTTCCGGAGAGCTATGATATGCCACGGCTGATTCAGTTTTTAAATGACGTCAAAAGTGGGCAACCATTGGCGAAATCGCCGGTATATTCGCATCAGACTTATGATATTGTGCCGAACCGCTACCATGTGATAACGCACCCTGATATTTTGATTGTCGAAGGAATCAATGTGTTACAGTTGCCGACTAATCAGCATATTTATATTAGTGATTTCACTGATTTTTCGGTGTACGTGGATGCGGATGCCGATTTAGTGGAGACCTGGTACTTAGATCGGTTTGAAGCCTTAATGAAAACCGCTTTTCAAGATCCTAAAAATTATTTTTATCCGTGGGCGATTGGTAGTCATGCAGACGCAATGGCCATGGCGAAACGTGTCTGGCGGGATGTGGATTTGAAAAACTTGAATGATTATATCCTCCCAACTCGGAATCGTGCGGATTTGATTTTACACAAGGTCGCTCAGCATCGGATTGATACGATCTACTTTCGGAAGTATTAA
- the guaA gene encoding glutamine-hydrolyzing GMP synthase, translating into MAKTDTASFDSILVLDFGSQYNQLITRRIRDFGVYSELLPNTITADEIKARHPKGIVFSGGPNSVYDDGAFRVDPEIFKLGIPILGICYGMQLMTYSLAGGKVESANNREYGKANITVTSDNATLFKATPTEQSVWMSHGDLVTQAPDGFEVVATSKNCPIAAIQNVDQKMYGIQFHAEVRNTDYGNDILRHFTFDVCEATANWSMDDFIDMQIDKIRAQVGDKKVLLGLSGGVDSSVVGVLLHKAIGTQLTSIFVDHGLLRKGEADQVMASLEGKFGLNIIKVDAKDRFMSKLAGVSDPEKKRKIIGNEFIQVFDEEATKLNGMEFLAQGTLYTDVIESGTSTAQTIKSHHNVGGLPDDMQFKLIEPLRTLFKDEARELGEKLGMPSALVWRQPFPGPGLGIRVIGEITEAKLEIVRDSDYILRDEIKKAGLDREIWQYFTVLPGIKSVGVMGDGRTYDYTVGIRAVTSIDGMTADFARIPWDILQKISVRIVNEVDHVNRIVYDVTSKPPSTIEWE; encoded by the coding sequence TTGGCAAAAACGGACACCGCGTCATTCGACTCAATTTTAGTGTTGGATTTTGGGAGTCAATATAATCAATTGATTACCCGGCGCATTCGTGATTTCGGCGTTTATTCGGAACTATTACCGAATACAATTACTGCCGACGAAATCAAAGCCCGCCACCCGAAGGGGATTGTCTTTTCCGGTGGCCCCAATAGTGTTTACGATGATGGCGCCTTTCGGGTTGATCCTGAAATCTTTAAGTTGGGCATTCCAATTTTAGGGATTTGTTATGGGATGCAACTGATGACTTACTCACTGGCTGGTGGGAAAGTCGAATCAGCTAACAACCGTGAATATGGGAAAGCTAATATCACCGTCACTAGTGATAACGCAACTTTATTTAAAGCTACGCCAACTGAACAATCTGTCTGGATGAGCCATGGTGACTTAGTGACGCAAGCGCCAGATGGATTTGAGGTAGTTGCCACTTCGAAGAATTGTCCAATTGCAGCGATTCAAAATGTTGACCAGAAGATGTATGGCATTCAATTCCATGCGGAAGTTCGGAATACGGACTATGGGAACGATATTTTGCGTCACTTTACGTTTGACGTTTGTGAAGCAACGGCGAACTGGTCAATGGACGATTTCATCGATATGCAGATTGACAAGATTCGCGCCCAAGTTGGCGATAAGAAAGTTTTACTTGGTTTATCTGGTGGCGTGGACTCCAGTGTCGTGGGTGTCTTATTGCATAAAGCCATTGGGACCCAGTTAACGAGTATTTTCGTGGATCATGGCTTATTACGTAAAGGTGAAGCTGACCAAGTCATGGCGAGTTTGGAAGGTAAATTTGGCTTAAACATCATCAAAGTGGATGCCAAAGACCGTTTCATGAGCAAGCTAGCGGGTGTTAGTGATCCTGAAAAGAAACGTAAGATTATTGGTAATGAATTTATCCAAGTCTTTGATGAAGAAGCCACGAAGTTGAACGGGATGGAATTCTTAGCGCAAGGGACGTTGTACACGGATGTCATTGAAAGTGGCACATCAACGGCGCAAACGATTAAGTCTCATCATAACGTCGGCGGCCTACCAGACGACATGCAATTTAAGTTGATCGAACCTTTACGGACTTTGTTTAAAGACGAAGCACGTGAATTGGGCGAAAAGCTAGGGATGCCTTCTGCATTAGTTTGGCGTCAACCATTCCCAGGTCCTGGTTTAGGGATTCGGGTGATTGGTGAAATTACTGAAGCTAAGCTTGAAATCGTACGTGATAGTGATTACATCCTCCGTGATGAAATCAAGAAAGCCGGCTTAGATCGAGAAATCTGGCAATATTTTACTGTGTTACCAGGAATTAAGAGCGTCGGTGTCATGGGTGATGGTCGGACCTACGACTATACAGTCGGTATTCGGGCGGTAACCTCGATTGATGGAATGACTGCGGACTTTGCCCGCATTCCTTGGGATATCTTACAGAAGATTTCGGTGCGTATCGTCAATGAAGTCGATCACGTGAACCGAATCGTGTATGATGTGACGAGTAAGCCACCTTCGACAATTGAATGGGAATAA